CAACCTCTGCAACGAAGAATCCCCCTAGACAACCCTAACCCAACATCAGCCGCACTAAGTCTTGGTTGGCGCCTACTCTGTCCCGATTTGGCGTGGTATAAATTTACCGGAGTCGATACAAGCAACTGACCTTCTCGCACATTCAGCTACGGGCATCCACCAAGTCGCATGTGCGTGGCGCTCGAGCATGGCTTAACTTTTCGGCCGCAGTATTGATACCCTGAACAAACAAAATTGAGCGTCTCTTCATGACGAATACACTTAAAGAGCCAGACCTCAAAGCGCTCGTACTTGCCCAGTTACGGAAACAAGGGCTGATAACCCCTAGTACAATTTTGGCGACAGAATATGCAATATCAACCTCAAGCTTAAGAGCTGATTTGGCAATACTGGGAAAAGAGTTCATTGGCATTGAAATTAAAAGCGAATTAGATAGTCTGCGCAGACTATCCAACCAATTGCTTGCATACCAAAGTATCTTTGAAAAAGTAATTTTGGTAATAGCCGAAAAGCATTGGCAAAAAGTTCAGTCCAAAGGTTTGCGAGAAACGGAAATTTGGCGCATAGATGCCAGTGGTTCACTCATAGCTATTCACGCTCCACTTGAAAGCACGTCACCGACACAACGTAAAAGTCTAAT
The sequence above is drawn from the Pseudolysobacter antarcticus genome and encodes:
- a CDS encoding sce7726 family protein; its protein translation is MTNTLKEPDLKALVLAQLRKQGLITPSTILATEYAISTSSLRADLAILGKEFIGIEIKSELDSLRRLSNQLLAYQSIFEKVILVIAEKHWQKVQSKGLRETEIWRIDASGSLIAIHAPLESTSPTQRKSLISLMTKRERSRINLDAPNIYLASEKDIFTSAFRERFAKTSQDFWRKIGQEKIDGLDLKLLSRFSERRFIAEKIATERHQRQREIAKKWLDTSIQN